Proteins from one Pseudomonas bijieensis genomic window:
- a CDS encoding ABC transporter ATP-binding protein has translation MKKDIALELCDIRREFRINKGFFKPAATLKAVDGVSLRLMRGETLGLVGESGCGKSTLAKLLLGLLPPTSGDVLVNGKHLAATDRKEMSRHIQPIFQDPYSSLNPRKTLREIITLPLIVHDIGNPAERRKKTEEMLDVVGLPKRVIDSYPSQLSGGQRQRVAIARALIMRPDVLICDEPTSALDVSVQAQILNLLQDLKREFGLTYLLISHNLAVIEHLADRVAVMYLGRIVEERTRESLFAKPGHPYTRALLDSVLTPDPRLGIPEIGLHGTFPNPMSPPSGCAFHPRCPSCFAPCKTAYPANDSIIGGNVRCHLHDNPAQTLELVHS, from the coding sequence ATGAAAAAAGACATCGCTTTGGAGCTGTGTGACATCCGTCGCGAGTTTCGGATCAACAAGGGCTTTTTCAAACCCGCCGCCACCCTGAAGGCCGTGGATGGCGTTTCCCTGCGCCTGATGCGGGGCGAGACCCTCGGTCTGGTAGGTGAGTCCGGTTGCGGAAAAAGTACCCTGGCAAAACTCCTGCTCGGCCTGTTGCCGCCTACCAGCGGCGATGTGCTGGTCAATGGCAAACATCTGGCGGCGACTGATCGCAAGGAAATGTCCCGGCACATTCAGCCGATATTCCAGGACCCGTATTCCTCGCTGAACCCGCGCAAGACCCTGCGCGAAATCATTACCCTACCGCTGATCGTGCATGACATCGGCAACCCTGCCGAGCGACGCAAGAAGACCGAAGAGATGCTCGATGTGGTCGGCCTGCCCAAGCGGGTGATCGACAGCTACCCGAGCCAGTTGTCCGGCGGACAACGCCAGCGGGTCGCGATCGCACGGGCGCTGATCATGCGCCCCGATGTGTTGATTTGCGACGAGCCCACATCAGCACTGGATGTGTCGGTGCAGGCGCAGATTCTCAACTTGCTGCAAGACCTCAAGCGCGAATTCGGCCTGACCTACCTGCTGATCAGCCACAATCTCGCGGTCATCGAACACCTCGCCGACCGAGTCGCGGTGATGTACCTGGGGCGCATCGTCGAAGAGCGCACTCGCGAATCGTTGTTCGCCAAACCCGGCCACCCTTATACCCGCGCCTTGCTGGATTCGGTGCTCACGCCCGATCCGCGCCTGGGCATTCCCGAAATCGGCCTGCACGGCACTTTCCCCAATCCGATGTCACCGCCGTCCGGTTGCGCCTTCCATCCTCGCTGCCCGAGCTGCTTCGCACCGTGCAAAACGGCCTACCCGGCCAATGATTCGATTATCGGGGGCAACGTGCGTTGCCACCTTCACGACAACCCTGCCCAAACACTGGAGCTTGTCCACTCATGA
- a CDS encoding dihydrolipoyllysine-residue acetyltransferase produces MKNVHEVRVPDIGDAKDVGVIEILVSAGDTVLEGQALIIVETDKASMEIPSPQTGVLQSLAVKLDDKVSEGSSIAFIEIDRPLSVLPQPDVAPVAEAVATCAEPERVVARPSPAETNGSLTDLPLASPSVRKFSRELGVSLKAIQGTGARHRITKDDVLAHVKGALTAQAPAANSPPLGGLLPWPAVDFAKYGPVESKTLSRIKKISGANLHRNWVMIPHVTNHDDADITLLEQFRVQMNQEKAQGGIKITLLALLMKACAAALKKFPEFNASLNGDQLVFKRYFHIGFAADTPQGLVVPVIKDVDQKGVLAIAQEMSALAEKARAGKLSVSDMSGGCFSISSLGGIGGTYFTPIINAPEVAILGVGKSRERLAMEDGQVVTRKILPLSLSWDHRVIDGAAAGRFNAYLGSVLADYRRLVL; encoded by the coding sequence ATGAAGAATGTGCATGAAGTTCGAGTGCCCGACATCGGCGATGCCAAGGATGTCGGGGTCATTGAAATCCTGGTCAGCGCGGGCGATACGGTGCTCGAAGGACAGGCCCTGATCATCGTCGAGACCGACAAGGCGTCCATGGAGATTCCTTCGCCGCAAACGGGTGTGTTGCAATCATTGGCGGTCAAGCTGGATGACAAGGTCAGCGAAGGATCGTCGATCGCCTTTATCGAGATTGATCGGCCATTGTCAGTGCTTCCACAACCGGATGTCGCACCTGTAGCCGAAGCCGTTGCAACCTGCGCCGAACCCGAGCGGGTCGTTGCGAGACCGTCGCCAGCTGAAACCAATGGTTCACTAACGGACTTGCCGCTGGCATCGCCCTCGGTGCGCAAGTTCTCTCGGGAACTGGGTGTTTCACTCAAGGCCATTCAGGGCACGGGAGCACGTCATCGCATCACTAAGGATGATGTCCTGGCCCATGTAAAAGGGGCTCTGACCGCCCAGGCGCCGGCGGCCAACTCTCCGCCGTTGGGTGGTTTATTACCTTGGCCGGCGGTTGATTTCGCCAAATATGGGCCGGTGGAAAGCAAGACGCTGTCCCGGATCAAGAAAATCAGCGGCGCTAACTTGCACCGGAACTGGGTGATGATTCCTCACGTTACCAATCATGACGATGCGGATATCACATTGCTGGAACAGTTTCGTGTGCAGATGAACCAGGAAAAAGCGCAAGGAGGAATAAAGATCACGTTGCTGGCCTTGTTGATGAAAGCCTGTGCGGCGGCGCTGAAAAAGTTTCCGGAGTTCAATGCCAGCCTCAATGGCGACCAACTGGTGTTTAAGCGTTACTTCCATATCGGGTTTGCCGCCGATACGCCGCAAGGGTTGGTCGTCCCCGTGATCAAGGATGTCGACCAGAAAGGCGTGCTGGCGATTGCGCAGGAAATGTCAGCGCTTGCCGAGAAGGCTCGTGCAGGTAAGTTGAGCGTTAGCGACATGAGTGGCGGCTGCTTTTCCATCTCATCGTTGGGCGGGATTGGCGGGACCTATTTCACGCCGATCATCAATGCGCCCGAGGTCGCCATATTGGGGGTGGGTAAAAGCAGGGAAAGACTGGCGATGGAAGATGGGCAAGTGGTCACGCGGAAGATTCTGCCATTGAGCCTGAGTTGGGATCATCGCGTGATCGATGGCGCCGCCGCCGGGCGTTTCAATGCCTATCTGGGCAGTGTGCTGGCGGATTACCGCAGGCTTGTCTTGTAG
- a CDS encoding ABC transporter ATP-binding protein — MALLHVENLRVDIPMGNSPTPDDMLHAVRGLNFEVERGEMLCIVGESGCGKSLTSLALMDLLPRKAKRTASRLTLDGIDMLGQSERRMCDLRGNRLAMIFQEPMTSLNPAYSIGDQLSEVLIQHRKVSRKDALARAAQMLEKVGISNATERLRQYPHQLSGGLRQRVIIAMALMCEPDLIIADEPTTALDVTIQAQILRLIRDIQKELGLAVIFITHDLGLVARIADRVAVMYAGEIVETAPALQLFENPQHPYTRGLLASIPIPGRTKPGEALGSIPGLVPSLVGEQQGCAFRNRCAQAIPACAQDIPEVEQNGHMARCLFAAPDPAPIRHQKSAWS, encoded by the coding sequence ATGGCACTACTCCATGTAGAAAACCTGCGCGTGGATATCCCCATGGGCAACAGCCCGACACCGGATGACATGCTGCATGCAGTGCGCGGCCTGAACTTTGAAGTCGAGCGCGGTGAAATGTTGTGCATCGTCGGTGAGTCCGGCTGCGGCAAATCCTTGACCTCGCTGGCGCTGATGGACCTGTTGCCACGCAAGGCCAAACGCACTGCGTCCCGGCTGACCCTGGACGGAATCGACATGCTGGGCCAGAGCGAGCGGCGCATGTGCGACCTGCGCGGCAACCGCCTGGCGATGATCTTCCAGGAACCGATGACCTCGCTGAACCCGGCCTACAGCATTGGCGATCAGCTCAGCGAAGTGCTGATTCAGCATCGCAAGGTGTCCCGCAAGGATGCCCTGGCTCGCGCCGCGCAGATGCTGGAGAAAGTCGGTATCAGCAATGCCACCGAGCGCTTGCGTCAGTATCCGCATCAGCTTTCGGGCGGCTTGCGCCAGCGGGTGATCATTGCCATGGCGTTGATGTGCGAACCGGACCTGATCATCGCCGATGAGCCAACCACTGCATTGGACGTGACCATCCAGGCGCAGATCCTGCGTTTGATCCGCGACATCCAGAAAGAACTCGGCCTGGCGGTGATCTTCATCACCCACGACCTCGGGCTGGTGGCACGGATCGCCGATCGGGTCGCCGTGATGTATGCCGGGGAAATCGTCGAGACGGCCCCTGCCCTGCAACTGTTCGAGAACCCGCAGCACCCGTACACCCGTGGTCTACTGGCCAGTATCCCTATCCCAGGCCGGACCAAACCGGGTGAGGCGCTGGGTTCGATTCCAGGCCTGGTGCCAAGCCTGGTTGGCGAACAGCAAGGTTGCGCGTTCCGCAATCGTTGCGCTCAGGCGATACCGGCCTGCGCGCAAGACATCCCCGAAGTCGAGCAGAACGGACACATGGCGCGCTGCCTGTTCGCCGCTCCGGACCCAGCACCGATTCGCCATCAGAAGAGTGCATGGTCATGA
- a CDS encoding transketolase: MHAISQSAVWIKEPSAEAGVVIVTSAALPKYMIDKLHVAIDDWDQVAYLAVQQSEALMVDWLRGGSGPEQSAGADACYASQLLRAVSHGSFLLDVEVGTVPGLTWLGSVHGHPLRVVELGAIATSTAAMDQQVEQVLSATRSLAKSVLQAHGVI; this comes from the coding sequence GCGATATCGCAATCCGCAGTCTGGATCAAGGAACCTTCGGCCGAAGCCGGAGTGGTCATCGTTACCAGCGCTGCGTTGCCCAAATACATGATCGACAAGCTGCACGTAGCGATAGATGACTGGGACCAGGTGGCTTATCTGGCCGTCCAGCAATCCGAGGCGTTGATGGTCGACTGGTTGCGGGGTGGGTCTGGCCCTGAGCAATCGGCTGGGGCGGACGCGTGTTATGCCAGCCAACTGTTGCGTGCTGTCTCCCACGGCAGTTTCTTGCTGGATGTCGAAGTCGGCACGGTTCCCGGCTTGACCTGGCTGGGGTCCGTGCACGGTCACCCGTTGCGCGTCGTCGAACTGGGAGCGATAGCCACTTCCACTGCTGCGATGGATCAACAGGTAGAGCAAGTGCTTTCGGCGACCCGCAGTCTGGCGAAAAGCGTGCTGCAGGCGCACGGCGTCATTTAG
- the mdeB gene encoding alpha-ketoglutarate dehydrogenase, giving the protein MSRSNIQTQLPGQIAEDAQEMAEWQEALLSVIAHDGTARAKQILDMLVTVASTSRIGWRPSHGTPYINTISVEQQPLFPGDLALEERLASIMRWNALVMVARANQAYGELGGHIASYASAADLFEVGFNHFFKARTDTRGADLVFYQPHSAPGVYARAFLEGRLEEQDLQHYRQEISARANGARGLSSYPHPWLMPDFWQFPTGSMGIGPISSIYQARFMRYLHHRGLQDTTGRTVWGVFGDGEMDEPESMSALTLAAREGLDNLVWVVNCNLQRLDGPVRGNGRIIDELEALFGGAGWNVIKLVWGSDWDGLFARDKDGALVRALSATVDGQFQTFAAKDGRFNREHFFGQDEALAHLAQGLTDEQIDRLKRGGHDLVKIFAAYQSAVLEGKKPTVILAQTKKGFGMGDAGQGKMTVHQQKKLDKDALIAFRNRFNLPLTDEQAASLSFFKPSDDSAEMRYLHARRRALGGYMPSRPTTSASLAVPDLNSYAGFARTAEGKEMSTTMAFVRMLSGLLRDKQLGPRIVPIVADEARTFGMASLFKQIGIYSSVGQRYEPEDIGSILSYREALDGQILEEGISEAGAISSWVAAATSYSVHGLPMLPFYIYYSMFGFQRIGDLIWAAADQRARGFLLGATAGRTTLGGEGLQHQDGNSHLMASMVPNCRAYDPAFASEFAVILDHGMRQMLERQVDEFYYVTLMNENYPQPSLAEGVEQAIIKGMYRFARHEGKEALGSVRLLGSGAILLEVIAAAELLARDWNIGSEVWSVTSFTELARDAREVERWNRLHPGQPAKCSHVQECLDDPAPIIACTDYVRALPQLIASYLDARYTVLGTDGFGRSDTRNQLRRFFEVDRHQIVLSALTSLVHEGRLDASVCAEAIARYAIDVDAVVPWDA; this is encoded by the coding sequence ATGAGTCGGTCCAATATCCAGACCCAATTGCCGGGCCAGATAGCTGAAGATGCACAGGAAATGGCCGAGTGGCAGGAGGCGTTGCTGTCCGTCATCGCCCACGACGGCACGGCCCGGGCAAAACAGATCCTCGACATGCTGGTGACCGTGGCCAGCACCTCCAGGATCGGTTGGCGGCCCAGCCATGGCACGCCTTATATCAATACGATCAGCGTCGAGCAGCAGCCGCTGTTTCCGGGCGACCTGGCGCTGGAAGAGCGACTGGCTTCGATCATGCGCTGGAACGCGCTGGTCATGGTCGCCAGGGCCAACCAGGCCTATGGGGAACTGGGTGGCCACATCGCCAGTTATGCCAGCGCTGCGGATTTGTTCGAGGTGGGCTTCAACCACTTCTTCAAGGCGCGCACCGACACCCGTGGCGCCGACCTGGTGTTCTATCAACCGCACTCGGCGCCGGGCGTCTATGCACGAGCCTTTCTGGAAGGGCGCCTCGAGGAACAGGACCTGCAACATTATCGGCAAGAGATCAGCGCACGTGCCAATGGCGCCCGGGGTCTGTCGAGCTACCCGCACCCGTGGTTGATGCCGGACTTCTGGCAGTTCCCGACCGGCTCGATGGGCATCGGTCCGATCAGCTCGATCTACCAGGCGCGGTTCATGCGTTACCTGCACCACCGTGGTTTGCAGGACACCACCGGGCGCACGGTTTGGGGGGTATTCGGCGACGGTGAAATGGATGAGCCGGAAAGCATGTCGGCACTGACCCTGGCGGCGCGTGAAGGGTTGGATAATCTGGTCTGGGTGGTCAACTGCAACCTCCAGCGCCTGGACGGTCCGGTGCGTGGCAACGGTCGCATCATCGATGAGCTGGAGGCGCTGTTCGGCGGGGCCGGCTGGAACGTCATCAAACTGGTCTGGGGCTCCGACTGGGACGGATTGTTCGCCCGGGATAAAGACGGCGCGCTGGTCCGTGCATTGTCGGCCACGGTCGACGGCCAGTTCCAGACGTTCGCGGCCAAGGATGGGCGCTTCAACCGCGAGCATTTCTTCGGCCAGGACGAAGCCCTGGCGCATTTGGCCCAAGGCTTGACCGATGAACAGATCGATCGCCTCAAACGGGGTGGTCATGACCTGGTGAAAATCTTTGCCGCGTATCAAAGCGCAGTGCTCGAGGGCAAGAAACCTACGGTGATCCTGGCCCAGACCAAGAAGGGCTTCGGCATGGGCGACGCCGGGCAGGGCAAGATGACCGTGCACCAGCAGAAGAAACTCGACAAGGACGCCTTGATTGCTTTCCGTAACCGCTTCAATTTGCCGTTGACCGATGAGCAGGCCGCCTCGCTGAGCTTCTTCAAACCCAGCGACGACAGTGCCGAAATGCGTTACCTGCATGCACGTCGCCGGGCATTGGGCGGGTACATGCCGTCGCGGCCCACCACTTCGGCGTCGTTGGCTGTGCCTGACCTCAACAGCTACGCCGGGTTTGCCCGCACCGCCGAAGGCAAGGAAATGTCCACCACCATGGCCTTCGTGCGCATGCTCAGCGGTTTGCTGCGGGACAAGCAACTGGGGCCGCGAATCGTACCGATCGTGGCGGATGAAGCGCGCACCTTCGGCATGGCCAGCCTGTTCAAGCAGATCGGCATCTACTCCAGCGTGGGGCAGCGTTATGAGCCGGAGGACATTGGTTCGATCCTGAGTTATCGAGAAGCCCTGGACGGGCAGATTCTCGAAGAGGGCATCAGCGAGGCCGGCGCCATCAGTTCCTGGGTGGCTGCCGCGACCAGCTACTCGGTGCATGGCCTGCCGATGTTGCCGTTCTACATCTACTACTCGATGTTCGGCTTCCAGCGCATCGGCGACCTGATCTGGGCCGCGGCCGATCAGCGTGCTCGCGGGTTCCTGCTCGGCGCCACGGCGGGGCGTACCACGCTGGGCGGCGAAGGTTTGCAACACCAGGACGGCAACAGCCATTTGATGGCGTCGATGGTGCCTAATTGCCGTGCTTACGACCCGGCGTTCGCCAGTGAGTTTGCGGTGATTCTGGATCACGGCATGCGCCAGATGCTGGAGCGCCAGGTCGACGAGTTTTACTACGTCACGTTGATGAACGAGAACTACCCGCAGCCGAGTCTTGCCGAAGGTGTCGAGCAGGCGATCATCAAGGGCATGTACCGGTTTGCCCGGCATGAAGGCAAGGAGGCGCTTGGCAGCGTCCGGCTGTTGGGCTCCGGCGCGATCCTGCTCGAGGTGATCGCGGCGGCCGAGTTGTTGGCCCGCGATTGGAACATCGGCAGCGAAGTCTGGAGCGTCACCAGCTTCACCGAACTGGCTCGTGATGCACGGGAAGTGGAGCGCTGGAATCGCCTGCACCCCGGACAACCCGCGAAATGCAGTCATGTTCAAGAATGCCTCGACGACCCGGCGCCGATCATTGCCTGTACCGATTACGTGCGCGCCTTGCCTCAGTTGATCGCCAGTTACCTCGATGCCCGTTACACCGTGCTCGGCACCGACGGGTTTGGCCGTAGTGATACCCGCAACCAGTTGCGCAGGTTCTTCGAAGTGGACCGTCACCAGATTGTCTTGAGTGCGCTGACCTCACTGGTGCATGAGGGGCGCCTGGACGCCAGTGTCTGTGCCGAGGCGATTGCGCGTTACGCCATTGACGTTGACGCAGTAGTCCCTTGGGACGCTTGA
- a CDS encoding M20 family metallopeptidase has product MNTGPQQALDWLADQRPAMEALLQRIVDTDSNSYDKAGVDAVGALLAAELEADGILLQRMPVDGFGDVMLAEVPGASGKPVLLLGHRDTVFPKGTTTTRGYSRDADLAYGPGVADMKGGLVLNCFALKALKRAGQLPYPVQVLYTGDEEIGSGSARTHIEKAARGARAVLNTEPGRASGNVVSARKGGATLIIEVSGRAAHAGVNHADGASAIEALARKIVKLHALTDYPAGITTNVGLISGGTSSNTVAPSACARLDVRFIELKHWDQILSAILAIVAEEELIGTSAILKEATTFLPMEAHHSERLLRIYQQQALALGFSVEGEFTGGCADSGFTASLGIPTLCGLGPVGGKVHTDREYLELDTLVPRAQALVATILAVGEGS; this is encoded by the coding sequence ATGAATACCGGTCCACAACAGGCGCTGGACTGGCTTGCCGACCAGCGCCCAGCCATGGAAGCGCTGCTACAGCGCATCGTCGACACCGACTCCAACAGCTATGACAAGGCCGGCGTCGACGCTGTGGGCGCGCTGCTCGCGGCTGAACTGGAAGCCGACGGCATCCTGCTCCAGCGCATGCCGGTCGATGGTTTTGGCGACGTGATGCTCGCCGAAGTGCCGGGCGCCTCAGGAAAGCCGGTGCTGTTGCTCGGCCATCGTGACACGGTGTTTCCCAAAGGCACCACCACGACTCGCGGCTACAGCCGCGACGCCGACCTCGCCTATGGCCCCGGCGTCGCCGACATGAAAGGCGGCCTGGTGCTCAATTGCTTCGCCCTCAAGGCTCTCAAACGCGCCGGTCAGTTGCCCTATCCGGTACAGGTTCTGTACACCGGTGACGAAGAAATCGGTTCCGGCAGCGCCAGAACCCATATCGAAAAAGCCGCCCGTGGCGCGCGTGCCGTGCTCAATACCGAACCCGGCCGGGCCAGCGGCAACGTGGTCAGCGCACGCAAAGGCGGTGCCACGCTGATCATCGAAGTCAGCGGCCGCGCGGCGCATGCCGGGGTCAACCATGCCGACGGCGCCAGCGCCATCGAGGCCCTGGCACGCAAGATCGTCAAGCTCCATGCCTTGACCGACTACCCGGCAGGCATCACCACTAACGTTGGCCTGATATCCGGTGGCACGTCCAGCAACACCGTCGCGCCCAGCGCCTGCGCGCGGCTGGACGTGCGCTTCATCGAGCTCAAGCACTGGGACCAGATCCTTAGCGCAATCCTGGCCATCGTTGCAGAAGAAGAACTGATCGGCACCAGCGCCATCCTCAAGGAAGCGACGACCTTTCTACCGATGGAAGCCCATCACAGCGAACGGCTGCTGCGCATCTACCAACAACAAGCGCTGGCGCTGGGCTTCAGCGTCGAAGGCGAGTTCACCGGCGGTTGCGCCGACTCCGGATTCACCGCCAGCCTGGGCATTCCCACCCTGTGTGGCCTCGGGCCGGTGGGTGGCAAGGTCCATACCGATCGTGAATACCTGGAGCTGGACACGCTGGTGCCCCGTGCCCAGGCCTTGGTGGCAACCATTCTGGCTGTCGGCGAGGGCAGTTGA
- a CDS encoding M20 family metallopeptidase gives MSRSLAISNTTEQFNNGAFFNLLERSVALPTESQAADSQPELYRYLNDFITPHVEAMGFSVKIYDNPVAERGPFMIATRIEHPALPTVLSYGHGDVVRGYEAQWREGLSPWQVTVEGDRWYGRGTADNKGQHLINLTALEQTLKARDGKLGFNVKLLLEMGEEEGSPGLNAFCAAHSKELAADIFIASDGPRLAASRPTIFLGSRGVFNFELVVNLREGAHHSGNWGGLLANPGIILANAIASMVDEHGRVKVAGLQPETLPEPVRQALADIDVGGGPGDPEIDANWGNPQLSLSEKVFGWNTLDVIAFKTGNPDAPVHAIPGKANAHCHIRFVVNSDYTTFIPAVRAHLDAHGFSNVEVRQSRIDVMHATRLDPQSPWVSWALGSLAQTTGKKPALLPNLGGSLPNDVFADVLGLPTLWVPHSYPACSQHAPNEHLLAPVVKESLQIMAGLFWDLGNDAARLTQEHQLREQAQ, from the coding sequence ATGAGTCGTTCACTGGCCATCAGCAACACCACAGAGCAATTTAACAACGGCGCATTTTTCAATCTGCTCGAACGCAGCGTCGCCTTGCCCACCGAAAGCCAGGCAGCGGACAGCCAGCCCGAGTTGTATCGCTACCTCAATGACTTCATCACCCCCCACGTCGAGGCGATGGGCTTCAGCGTCAAAATCTATGACAACCCGGTGGCAGAGCGCGGCCCTTTCATGATCGCCACACGCATTGAGCACCCAGCGCTGCCGACCGTGCTCAGCTACGGCCACGGTGATGTGGTGCGCGGCTATGAGGCGCAATGGCGTGAAGGCCTGTCGCCGTGGCAAGTCACGGTCGAAGGCGATCGCTGGTATGGCCGCGGCACGGCGGATAACAAAGGCCAGCACCTGATCAACCTGACCGCGCTCGAACAAACGCTCAAGGCTCGCGACGGCAAGCTGGGTTTCAACGTCAAGCTGCTGCTGGAAATGGGCGAAGAAGAAGGCTCGCCGGGCTTGAATGCGTTCTGTGCTGCGCACAGCAAAGAGCTCGCGGCGGATATTTTCATCGCCTCGGACGGCCCGCGCCTGGCGGCATCACGACCGACGATTTTTCTGGGCTCACGTGGGGTGTTCAACTTCGAGTTGGTGGTCAATTTGCGCGAGGGCGCCCATCACTCTGGCAACTGGGGCGGGTTGCTGGCTAACCCTGGCATCATCCTGGCCAATGCCATCGCGAGCATGGTCGATGAACACGGTCGGGTGAAAGTGGCAGGCCTGCAGCCCGAGACACTGCCGGAACCGGTTCGCCAGGCTCTGGCTGATATCGACGTGGGTGGCGGGCCGGGCGATCCGGAAATCGACGCCAACTGGGGTAACCCGCAGCTGTCGCTGAGCGAAAAAGTGTTCGGCTGGAACACCCTCGACGTCATCGCCTTCAAGACCGGCAACCCGGACGCCCCCGTGCATGCGATCCCGGGTAAAGCCAATGCCCACTGCCATATCCGCTTCGTGGTGAACAGCGACTACACGACCTTTATCCCGGCTGTTCGTGCCCACCTGGATGCTCACGGCTTCAGCAATGTCGAGGTCAGGCAAAGCCGCATCGATGTGATGCATGCCACTCGGCTGGATCCGCAAAGCCCGTGGGTCAGTTGGGCACTCGGCTCCTTGGCCCAGACCACCGGCAAAAAACCTGCGCTGCTGCCAAACCTCGGTGGCTCGCTGCCCAACGATGTGTTCGCGGACGTGCTCGGCCTGCCAACCCTGTGGGTGCCGCACTCGTACCCGGCCTGCTCACAACATGCGCCGAACGAGCACTTGCTGGCACCGGTGGTCAAGGAAAGCCTGCAAATCATGGCAGGGCTATTCTGGGACCTGGGCAACGACGCGGCACGCCTGACCCAGGAACATCAGTTACGGGAGCAAGCGCAATGA